The nucleotide window AGGACAGCGCCCCTCTGATCCGCCCTCCTCCCCTCGCCAGGCGGCCACGCCATTTTTATCCAGGTATTTATTCCCCAGATCACTTTCTTTATTTTCCGTGATCAAGAAATGGTCTTTTCTCGACTCCTTGATGCGCGATTCTAGGCTAGTAATGGGGGCAGAGGCTGTCGCTCGCGCGAATTGCGGCGGACACTAACCGCGCTCCGCTGATCTTTCCAGTTCTTGATCCGTGATCCTCCCCGCCGCCCCCCTGCCAAGAAGCCGCCGccggtcgccggagaggagggcCGGCCTGAATCGCTGCCGGATTCCGTTCTTGTGGGCTGGATCCTGCCGGAGAGGGCCCCGGTTCTTGCGGTTCGGAATTGGGGCAGGTTGTTGTCCGTACGAAGGGTGAAGCTGTCGCTTCGGCCTTCGGGGGCTTTTGATGAATTCTCGCCGATCCAGGTCTGTGAAGCTAGTGTCGTCGCGCGCCAAGCCCCTGGAGGTTGACGTTGCAGAGGAGGACCCGCGGATGAGCTCGTCGGCCGACAACACGGTGTACTGCTGCATTGCCAAGGGGAACAAGGTCATATACAGCTACAGCAGCAAGGATGGTGACTCGCAGACCGAGGCCACGGCGGCGCTCTGCCTCGAGAACGTGCCTCCCTACCACCGGCATTACATCCACACTTCGGGGTCGAGGAGCTACGGCTATCTGATGGCAGACGGGCACACCTTTTTCGCCATCATCGACCCGAGCGTCGGGCATGTGGGTGCCTTGCAGTTCCTGGAGCGTGTGCAGGATGAGTTCAGGAACACGAATAGGAATGGGTTCCATGACGCTCTGGTTCCGGCTGTCCAGAGGCTGGTTGCTTCACTGGAGAAGATGCCCCGTGCCGCACTTGTTCCTGAGGGTGGTGCGCAAAGGGGAGGGTCGAATGGCAGCTCGGGCTGCACATCGTCGAAGGCGCCTCTTCTTGGAAAAGGCAGTGGCAGGAAGGATAAGAAGAAGGCAAAGGAGAAGGGGATGCCTATGGGGGATGGCGACGATGAGCACCATGGCACAAGAGGTTTGAGAATTGATGTGCAGCCAGAGGATGTTGGCGGCATGTCATTGGAGCGCAGCACAAGCCAATCCAGGCTACGGAGGCAGCAGTCGTCGCGGTCACTGTGGATGCGCCATGTGAAGATCATCATCATTGTTGATGTTCTTGTTTGTGTGGTATTGTTTGCTGCTTGGCTTGCAGTCTGCAAGGGTTTCCAGTGTGTGTCCGGGTGATTTATCTTGTTGTAGCTGCTGGGGGATCAAGAAGTTTCAAAATGCAGTGAGTTTTGGTATGTTCCTTTCCAGAAAGGTAGATATAAGCCAAGAAAACGGTAATGGAGGGGATTTGAACTACGCCTAGCAATATGTTCAGgatcagatgatgaagaattgAGGTTTTTTCTGGTGAAGATGTACATATGCTTCATCTCTTGTACATGAGATTTCGATATTATTTTTTCACAGACGTGACGTTTGTGGTCTTTCTGTAGTATGAGTTCATCTTGTGTTTATATTTTTGCTTTCGTTGATACTTGTGCAGATGTTGTACCTAATTTGTTTCATTGCCCTCCATTCCATGACCTTTTGGTGGATTTCTGCTCTTACAAGAGTTTAGTTCTCAGTTCTGATAGGTTATGAAGTGTGATAGGTTTAGATGCTCGGTAAGTAGCTATTCTCACACCTTGATATGAAAATGGTCCTTGCTAGATAAGGCCACATTAGGTTAATTCTGCAGGACTGGCCATGGATTTGTTGTTCCCAGTACCTGAATAAACATGTAAATAATCTTTTTTATACATAGATACACACTGATCAGTACTCTGAAGAGTTAGGAGCAGTTGTTTCCTGAAGATGTGAGATCCATGCAGGTAAGATCTGAAGTTAATACAATATTGTCTTGGCTTGGAATTTTTTATCAGCTGCGTATAGCTGCAACTGAATAATCAGTCGGAAGCTCGTACTTTGGTATGGTGTAGGAGCGTGAAAACAATCACTTTTTAGTCACAAGTGGTACATGACGCGGATGCGCATTGTCATTTTCAAATACTATGATGATTATATATGTGAAATCAGTGAAAACAATCGTATCAAGCAATCAGTGGTACCTTTTTCGCCTTTTCTTCGGAAATACTACCTCTGCAAAGAAATATAAGATCGTTTGGATCACTTAACGATTCTTATATTTCTTTCAAGCACGACACCAATTACATCATAATGCTTGGTATCAAAGATGGCCTACACTTCTATATAAGAGGTACAACAAAAACACTACAACTAGACTGGGGCAGCGACACCGTCACTCCTACACATGCATGAACTGGTTACAAATACAAGTAGCAGAGAGCCACTTGATTTGCCAATCCAAAAAGAGGTAAAGCCATGAGAGATGACCGGAGTTGGACAGGGAATGTTTCTGTAGAAGTGTAGGCCATCGAGCCACAAGACCTTTACTTTATTGCACAAGGAAAGATGCCAGCTCCATAAAAAATAAAATcaacaaaaacaacaaaacaCACTGACAAAAACTCAACAGATCTGAAAGATCGGCTCAGCAAGACACAAACCTAAACTCTGCAAGAGCAATTGCACTGAATATGCGGAGGAAACATAATTCTAACTCCGTAACATCAGCCGGTAAAGCATCGCCGCAGAAGGAGGAGAACTAGATGACCTTTTATTTTCAATGACAAGGTACCCACCGCAAGAACGTTCATCTCAAGACGACATTGTATTTTTTTTTCAAGGGGTGATTGGGCAAATTCTGGTGGCGGTTGTGCTTCTTAATGGAGTATACTTAAGAGTTGAGCGGTTTCGTGGTTGGGCCACCGTTATTGTTTTAGACAAGTTGGGCTACGACTAAAGCAGCCCATCGCATGTTATCAAGCAGAATTTGTTTCTAGATAGACTCCACTGGCCCAACGAAGGATTTGACTGGATAATTGCCATATGCCTGCCCTGAGTGAAGTCTCGAAATCACTAGTTACAGGGTATCCCTTGCATCGTTCACTCCCACCTCCTCTCGTGGTGATAAATAGTGCATTGCATGTGGGGCACTTTTCATAAACTGGATGTTTTGTGCTTTTTTCGTTCACGCTTTCTTTTCTAAACTTTTATCTCTTGACCATGTGTCCAAATTACGAACCATTTTCACCGTTTCGTTTCTCGCACAAAGaacttcaaaactagatcccatggtATGAGGTTTGGGCGATTTTTTCCATGAAAacccaaaaatccaaaaataaaaAACCCAAAAAACAGAAAACCGGAAATactagaaaaaacaataaaaaaagaAACCGGAAAAAGTGAACCCGAAAAAGGTTTAAAAACCAAAAATCGGAAGCACATCTGTATTTTCACTTTTTCTGGAACCATGCCTCTGCTTTTTCACTTTTTGGGAAGCACATCCGTGCTTCACCGTGAAGCACAACTCTATTTTTTCACTTTCTGAGAAGCACAACGGTCACACGGAAACACAATCATGATTTTTCACTTCTTGAGAAGCACAGCTGCGGTAAGCACATATGTGCTTCACGTCAACACATGTGTGGTTCACGAAAAAGCACAACTCTGCTTCCCCAAGAGTTACAACTGTTCTTTCCACCCGCTGTGCTTCACGCCAGAAAAAAAGGTAATTTTTTTCTTGAAAACCtaggaatacataagggaaaaaacCCAAGAAAATGCAAAAACACGTGAAAAATACATCTTCccgtagtcacactcgattcaaaaaccacaatgattttttgtcaagtgtgttgttttaaccttcaataaGGACCAAACGTAGTcacacttgattcaactaaagttggagaaacagacacccactagccacctgtgtgcgaaccACGGtgatagaaccagtctcatgaacggtcatgtaatgtcggtctggaccgcttcatccaacaatatcgccgaatcaaaatatgacatgttggtaagcagtatgactattatcgcccacaa belongs to Triticum urartu cultivar G1812 chromosome 7, Tu2.1, whole genome shotgun sequence and includes:
- the LOC125521764 gene encoding phytolongin Phyl1.1-like; this encodes MNSRRSRSVKLVSSRAKPLEVDVAEEDPRMSSSADNTVYCCIAKGNKVIYSYSSKDGDSQTEATAALCLENVPPYHRHYIHTSGSRSYGYLMADGHTFFAIIDPSVGHVGALQFLERVQDEFRNTNRNGFHDALVPAVQRLVASLEKMPRAALVPEGGAQRGGSNGSSGCTSSKAPLLGKGSGRKDKKKAKEKGMPMGDGDDEHHGTRGLRIDVQPEDVGGMSLERSTSQSRLRRQQSSRSLWMRHVKIIIIVDVLVCVVLFAAWLAVCKGFQCVSG